Within the Epinephelus lanceolatus isolate andai-2023 chromosome 9, ASM4190304v1, whole genome shotgun sequence genome, the region TATATTTCcccgcctgtgtgtgtgagaatgtgtgtgtgcagttctGTGTGCATATGCACGCAGTCGTGTGGTAGCTTTATAGTATCAGCATCATTTGAGCATTTCTTTGTTATTGTACTGTAAATCATGAAGACTTTATTGCTTTACCAGAGCTCATATGTGTACATACGGGTCCATGTTTGTTCATACACTGAGATTACAGTAGACGACTGCAGGCGGATTTATGTGTGCATCTGCATGTGTTAGGGTCACGCGTGCATTTACTTGTGTGTTTGTACTTATGTGAATGAATATGTGTGTTTTAACGAATCTTGGGAGGCTTCATTGCACTCATCAGGATATCAGAGTTGAGAAATGGCAGTGTCAGCGAAgtgacagttgtgtgtgtgtgttaggattGATGGGCCTGTGTCTGACAGCAGCCATATTgtgaagaaagagaaagatggagggatggagggagcaACAGAGGGAGGAGTACTGTAGCCCCCTCATCCTCACAGGTTAATATTGACACAGCCTGGGCAGATACAGCGCCTGCAGCGCTCATCAATCACTTTCAGTGGACCCATACaccatacaaatacacacacacacacacacacacacacacacactcacaggaatAAGCAGAGAGGAAGACCACACGCACTGCAAGACAcagcacacagaaaaaaatacaaacacacctcaaagtCAGGCAAAATCAGACAAGTCATGCAACAAAAATTGTCTTCAAGAATACCAGCCACACACATTAATGTCAAACTTAGAAATTCTCTATTAGCTTTACTAAAATGAAAGTTCAACTTAAACAAGCACAACAACAAATTTGACAACTTCTCAAAACAAACAGTTGTACAGCAAATCTAGATTAATCAAGCAAATATGTTTTCAAAAGTATCACTTTGCACACTTCATGTGTAACCCTGCGTTGCAAATTATGATTGCCATAACATTGTTGTTAATCAtttcagaaagacagaaaaagcaaGTTCCCTTGACAAGCAAAACAATTAATTAATGCAACTTTCCATCCATCAATCATTGTGCGTGTCACTGAATTACCATAATCTGTGCATGGTGGCTGTTTTAAGAGCAAACAGTTAATTTCCAAACAATAAATCACAAAGTGTCTCTCTACCCCTCTGTGCGCTTTGACAGCTTCGTCTCTCATTGCTACAGATGAAGGCTTACTTGAAACCACTTcagttttacaaaaaaatcaaatcatatGTGCAATAAAAGGCAGGGATCTAACAAAGTTTCCCATACAGCCGTAACCAACATGTGTGATAATCATTTTGAGACTATTACGGTAAAATGTAATGATTGTTTTTTACATAATTAGTtcattaataatatattttttaaaagttgcaTCTGTCAAGTACTTTGAATTACACTTTAATGATCTTGATTCCTTcccccctttttcttttttactttctcTCTGCTTACCCAGGACTGGCATGATTATGTTGACGGGCTGAAATCATTTAGCCATCGCCACGGCTATGATGGGCTGGTGGTTCTCCTGTCCATCAATAATACAGTTCATCACCCCCGCCAGCAGATGGCTGTCTACTCAAACAACACCGATCTCCTAAACCAGGTAAATAAAATGTAAGGCCACCAACCGAGCCACTTAGATGTCAAGAGTGAAACACGAGTGCCTCTTTGATAAacactctcagcaagaaagcaaaaaagcatacttcccaaaatgtcaaagtgctactttaaaggtccagtgtgtaggatttagggggatattttagcagaaatggaatataatagtcgtgttttctttaccttaaaACGTTCTGTTTAAAACTTACATAGGGAGTCTACCAttttgcaccaccatgtttctacggtAGCCCAGAATGAAAGAACGAAACATTGGCTCTAGATTGGCGTTTATGTTTTCacgttggccactgtagttagcagcccctcagaAATTAGCCAAACAGcaatggaaaaacactgacttttaatgtgaaagtgcttttttcagtgtttttaacagaTTAAATCACCTTGTCGcctggcacatgggagaagtttcagctggttacaatctgcaatcctcactgttAGATGCtataaatccaacacactggacctttaaaaaagtaaaaatagaaaaacagaaaatattacaggACATTGGCTTTCATTTCAGATCTGCTGTGAGTTGGAAGAGTCTTCCAGCTGGTCTCTTTCTGGTGAATTGGAGGCCAAGGAGAGTCTCCAGGTCTACCACATTCCCATAAACACCTCCTTAACTACTGGTGCTCCTCCTCCGCTAGTAGAAGAAATACAGGGCCTCCTCAAGGACTTTGTAGACCGACGCAGCTCTGTATTAGCCTGCCACCCCAGCAGCAGGACCTCCTCCACAGAGGGAGTGGCAGGCAGCGTGGAGTTCTCCCAGGGATCATCTGGTATCAATGACATGGATGGTTCTGACATAGAGAGAGCTGAGGGAGGCAACGGAGATGTGGTGCCAATAGCAAGGTAATTCAATGCATCcttttgattttgtttcatCCAGTGTCACTGAAAGTCATCACAACATGAAATCTGAGCttgaatattatttatttatggacTTTAGGCAAGAATGACACAATGCAGTGACAGTGTTATTTTATCTCTGTATGTAGAGTTATGGCAGATGGTGAAGAAGACACAGGAGGTGTAGGAGCTGGTGCTGGTGGGGAGCTTGTAAGCCCTGATAGTGGTATGACCACCATCCGCAGCAGTCGCTCCTCCAAGGAGAGTTCAGTGTTCCTCAGTGATGACAGTCCAGTCGGTGATGTTATGGCAGGTGGAGGGCCAGCAGCAGGGCCAGGAGGACACTTTCTGAGAAACCCTTCTCCCCTGGGATTGTTATCCCTCTCCCCTCCTTGTCCACcagagaggaggaagcaccACTCTGGCAGAAATAAGAGTGATAACTTTGACCTGTTTAGTTTTGACCCGCTGCATAGCAGTGACCACTCTATGCCAACAAGAGGGGAACTGGCAAATTCTGATGTAAGAGGAGATGAAGGAGAAAGAAGAGCAGGGAGCTCTAGCTTATCAGAGCTTGAAGAGCTGAGCTTGCTTGATTTCTCTGCTCCCAATTCATTGGGCGGGCTTGACAGTAGAAATTCTTCAATTGACCACCATGGTCAAATCCATGGGAATGACATGATTGACACTGTGGTTCCTCCAACCCCAGTCAACAGCGTGGTAGGTAGCCGCCCACCCAGCAGTTGTGGGGTCAGGTTCTTCCCAGAAGATGTGGTTGAAAGGATCAATGGTCTGCAGCACAAGGACAGTGTGTCATCGTCGTTGTCAGAGACCTGGGATGAACTTGGCTTTGACACACAAGGAGCATTGTCCTCAGGTGATATTACTGATAATAGGACCAAGGTATCTGAGAGCCCGCTGAATATTGTGGAGGAAGTTACAGGGAAAGAGTCAGTTGATGATACGACAGAACAAGAAAGTAAAGAAGAGATCTTAAAGTCAGAGAATGCCCACCAGAAGGGGAGGAGCCTTGAACCCCAGCTTAGTCTGATCACTGAGCAGACTGAGTCATATGACACCTGGAACCCAGATGTTGTACTTAAGGATCATTGGAACCCTGTTAGTTTGGATTATCTGCAATTGACGCCACCGGAGGAGGAAGTAACTGGAAAATGCAGGGCTGGTGTCATTggagtgaaagaaaaaacatcCTCATTGTCGAAAAAGAAGGCAACCCTAAACACTTTAACACCAGACACGTCTAAAGAAGAAGACGAAGTGGTACAAGGGAAAAAAGGAGACAAACAGATTGAGCCGCTAGACTTCTGGACGTACACAGCTCAGAAGGGATTTCTCAAATCAGATAGTGGGACCACCACGTCTTATCCTGAATCACTAGATATGTGGAATATGACAATTCGAGATGACAGTCTATCACCCCTTACGACCCCTGACAACTTGTCTGGAAACTCAGGTTCTTTCTGTGGGGTGAATCCCACTGTTGAGGCTGGTGCATCTGTGGAAAGTCCAGGAGGATTCTCTGATGGTGGAATGGCGATGTGGAACACCACCATTCAGGAAGACAGCTCTTCCACAATAACAAGCCCCGAAGGACCTGAAAATGGAAAGAACCTTAGTCACATGGGATCATTGGATGCCGGTGATTCTCCCGAGACAAATGCAAGCAAACAGGTAGAAGGAGAAAAATCTATAGAAGAGGAGGAAGGTCTAAATAAAGCATTTAGTCAGACACCTGAGGAAGTGGGGTGGAGAGGTTATGAGCACAATGTGAAAATAGTCATAGAGACAGCAGAAGGTAAAACACAGGATGAAGAAACAGGTGATGATGAGACCCAGAGTTTTCAGAGCTCTGACTTTCAGAACTTGCCATCCGAACATTCAAAAGATGAGACTTCCTTCAACCAAGGCACTGACATGTGGGACCTACCTGTCCCTGGCATGGTCACTTCTACTTCAGAATATGACAATGTAGGAGCTGGCACTTGGAGCCTGACATCCTCCCCTGACACCTATGCTAGCCCTATTGTGGACATGATACAACTGGAGGAGCAGTCTAGCCCTTTTGTTGCTTTGACAAAACCTATTCAGGTAGATGAGCAGGCTGATCCTCCAGGAAGCACTGAATACAGAGCAGTAATTTCTGACAAAGAACAGCCCACCAACCAGGTCTTCTCATTTGAGGGAACTAGTGAGTTGGGTCACGTGATTGGTAGTGGGGTGAGTTCAGTTGAGAGTCAGTATGACAACAAAAGCAGAGAGGGATCAGAGGGGGCTGAATGGATAGAGCAACCCAGTGTTCATTCCCCATTTGTTCTGGTGGACTGCTCCACTGTCAGTCAGACCGCAGTCAGTCCGGGAGAAGCTGCTGAGACTCAGATCCAGGCTGACCAGTCACTATCCCCAAGCCTTGTTGAGTGGGACAATCTTGTTTCCAAGAAGCATGGTCTCTCGTTCACAATGGTCCAAAATGAAGATGGGCCTGCTGCTGAAAACCAAGGTGGTCCTGACAGTGAGACCATTGGAAATGTGGTAggtaaaacaacagaaatcatGTCTTTAAGCTCCAGCTCTGGGGGGGAAAGAGACACACTAAAGTATAGCCCTGACAGCCTTCACCCAGGTAGTCGCGATGAACTCAGGTCCAATTCTGACGGAGATTCTTCATCAGGTCTAGAAATGGATTACATCATTGTGTCGGGCACTGTAAAAGAAGCTGAGAGAGAGTGGCATGATAGGCCTAAAAGGGTCGACAGGCAATCAAAAGGTACAAGAAAGTCTATGGAGACATTTAGCATGCTTTCCTATGCTGCAACGGTACTGCAAACCCAGGTCCAAGCTGCAAAGAGGGAACACCAGGAGGAACAAAGAAGACCAAATCAAGAGATCAGAGGTACTGACAGTATACTTGGCAAAGTTACAGAACAaagtcaagctcattaccaagCAAGTCCTGATAATGCCACTGAGCATCACATGGTGCCAGAAATACTCAGTCCCAGTCAATCAGATTCCAGACCAACAGATTACAGTCAAACACAGATAGAAGAAGGAAACTATGAGGATAAATCAAGCACTGTGGCCAGAAGTGTGTCTCCATCATTAAGATATCCATCAGATCACTTTCTGAAAACCAGAGAGGAAGTGTATGTCCATTCACAGATCTCAATGGAAGATTCAGATGAGGGTGGGCAGTCACCCTCTGCACCTCCACCGTGCCCTACTTCTTTGAGCGACTTTCAAGTCTGGGGGGGTCAGTTAGCGAGACAGGATGCACCTCAAACCACATCTGAACCACAATCACCTGTACTCACCAACAG harbors:
- the LOC117252555 gene encoding uncharacterized protein LOC117252555 isoform X3 translates to MEEYLRRVQSRLGADDPIHAVLGGPEPDVDTVAATLCIALHLSQKEASGGVCVPVLCRRQCDAVLPGETVRYLRRVKICESLLLWRDDVDLVKLHHTGKLSLTLLRDGLLDSSEYHTLESSILRVVHHDGQQEAADDGASSAVTTVAGEILQEAAEHIGAALGETLGEALLLQSEALWIKHGRRSAQLKELMRSLEQWSDVTASQHDEAKRQDLEQLLTLELKEFSDGEMTIALTSMTTDKEDWHDYVDGLKSFSHRHGYDGLVVLLSINNTVHHPRQQMAVYSNNTDLLNQICCELEESSSWSLSGELEAKESLQVYHIPINTSLTTGAPPPLVEEIQGLLKDFVDRRSSVLACHPSSRTSSTEGVAGSVEFSQGSSGINDMDGSDIERAEGGNGDVVPIARVMADGEEDTGGVGAGAGGELVSPDSGMTTIRSSRSSKESSVFLSDDSPVGDVMAGGGPAAGPGGHFLRNPSPLGLLSLSPPCPPERRKHHSGRNKSDNFDLFSFDPLHSSDHSMPTRGELANSDVRGDEGERRAGSSSLSELEELSLLDFSAPNSLGGLDSRNSSIDHHGQIHGNDMIDTVVPPTPVNSVVGSRPPSSCGVRFFPEDVVERINGLQHKDSVSSSLSETWDELGFDTQGALSSGDITDNRTKVSESPLNIVEEVTGKESVDDTTEQESKEEILKSENAHQKGRSLEPQLSLITEQTESYDTWNPDVVLKDHWNPVSLDYLQLTPPEEEVTGKCRAGVIGVKEKTSSLSKKKATLNTLTPDTSKEEDEVVQGKKGDKQIEPLDFWTYTAQKGFLKSDSGTTTSYPESLDMWNMTIRDDSLSPLTTPDNLSGNSGSFCGVNPTVEAGASVESPGGFSDGGMAMWNTTIQEDSSSTITSPEGPENGKNLSHMGSLDAGDSPETNASKQVEGEKSIEEEEGLNKAFSQTPEEVGWRGYEHNVKIVIETAEGKTQDEETGDDETQSFQSSDFQNLPSEHSKDETSFNQGTDMWDLPVPGMVTSTSEYDNVGAGTWSLTSSPDTYASPIVDMIQLEEQSSPFVALTKPIQVDEQADPPGSTEYRAVISDKEQPTNQVFSFEGTSELGHVIGSGVSSVESQYDNKSREGSEGAEWIEQPSVHSPFVLVDCSTVSQTAVSPGEAAETQIQADQSLSPSLVEWDNLVSKKHGLSFTMVQNEDGPAAENQGGPDSETIGNVVGKTTEIMSLSSSSGGERDTLKYSPDSLHPGSRDELRSNSDGDSSSGLEMDYIIVSGTVKEAEREWHDRPKRVDRQSKGTRKSMETFSMLSYAATVLQTQVQAAKREHQEEQRRPNQEIRGTDSILGKVTEQSQAHYQASPDNATEHHMVPEILSPSQSDSRPTDYSQTQIEEGNYEDKSSTVARSVSPSLRYPSDHFLKTREEVYVHSQISMEDSDEGGQSPSAPPPCPTSLSDFQVWGGQLARQDAPQTTSEPQSPVLTNSSVSHTSSLVGTPLSESGIPTDRGLGLPFSGDLMEEENDEEEHEEGIDLESTNLPKWALEVQRGREKRQQAGTSDLLSFTEELIGGSSFQQTDSQTLEPKRDTFLHNTMDYYNGQPLRTGDHDRWSTEQHIGDHKSSQESYSPVLRRHQDVTSQFSSQPASENAAYQWTGSENITQDQTQHGYNYHHIDQRTEHQSAHAACVATKPNSQQNTTDVYAEFTTDTTALQYGSEQAESYYDAGGNAEYRLDDQSPRFTYIAERQYGDDSNSELQCSQYHTDDQGQYESDHGHYQYDGQQFYQSHIQPEREDHARYVPEGYVHFLFSRHSQQGDGAAGMMMKTASSEEAAEEMDNREDLSGGSNQRRKLTAPPMNVSLDRSEGSLLSEDALDTEDEALDTGDDLDVNIDELDTPDEADSLEFNRHGEESHLGAAAASSESIAGHRAAEESRENRLWRSVVIGEQEHRIDMKCIEPYKRVVSHGGYYAEQNAIIVFAACFLPDSDCDNYNYVMENLFLYVISTLELMVAEDYMIVYLNGATPHRRMPGFTWMKKCYQMIDRRLKKNLKMFIIVHPSWFIRTLLGITRPFISSKFSSKIKYVNSLQELGEIIPMEYVHIPPSIVKYDEERGLHKFACMRLDTELQDAAAKADRKGSSFV
- the LOC117252555 gene encoding uncharacterized protein LOC117252555 isoform X2 is translated as MEEYLRRVQSRLGADDPIHAVLGGPEPDVDTVAATLCIALHLSQKEASGGVCVPVLCRRQCDAVLPGETVRYLRRVKICESLLLWRDDVDLVKLHHTGKLSLTLLRDGLLDSSEYHTLESSILRVVHHDGQQEAADDGASSAVTTVAGEILQEAAEHIGAALGETLGEALLLQSEALWIKHGRRSAQLKELMRSLEQWSDVTASQHDEAKRQDLEQLLTLELKEFSDGEMTIALTSMTTDKEDWHDYVDGLKSFSHRHGYDGLVVLLSINNTVHHPRQQMAVYSNNTDLLNQICCELEESSSWSLSGELEAKESLQVYHIPINTSLTTGAPPPLVEEIQGLLKDFVDRRSSVLACHPSSRTSSTEGVAGSVEFSQGSSGINDMDGSDIERAEGGNGDVVPIARVMADGEEDTGGVGAGAGGELVSPDSGMTTIRSSRSSKESSVFLSDDSPVGDVMAGGGPAAGPGGHFLRNPSPLGLLSLSPPCPPERRKHHSGRNKSDNFDLFSFDPLHSSDHSMPTRGELANSDVRGDEGERRAGSSSLSELEELSLLDFSAPNSLGGLDSRNSSIDHHGQIHGNDMIDTVVPPTPVNSVVGSRPPSSCGVRFFPEDVVERINGLQHKDSVSSSLSETWDELGFDTQGALSSGDITDNRTKVSESPLNIVEEVTGKESVDDTTEQESKEEILKSENAHQKGRSLEPQLSLITEQTESYDTWNPDVVLKDHWNPVSLDYLQLTPPEEEVTGKCRAGVIGVKEKTSSLSKKKATLNTLTPDTSKEEDEVVQGKKGDKQIEPLDFWTYTAQKGFLKSDSGTTTSYPESLDMWNMTIRDDSLSPLTTPDNLSGNSGSFCGVNPTVEAGASVESPGGFSDGGMAMWNTTIQEDSSSTITSPEGPENGKNLSHMGSLDAGDSPETNASKQVEGEKSIEEEEGLNKAFSQTPEEVGWRGYEHNVKIVIETAEGKTQDEETGDDETQSFQSSDFQNLPSEHSKDETSFNQGTDMWDLPVPGMVTSTSEYDNVGAGTWSLTSSPDTYASPIVDMIQLEEQSSPFVALTKPIQVDEQADPPGSTEYRAVISDKEQPTNQVFSFEGTSELGHVIGSGVSSVESQYDNKSREGSEGAEWIEQPSVHSPFVLVDCSTVSQTAVSPGEAAETQIQADQSLSPSLVEWDNLVSKKHGLSFTMVQNEDGPAAENQGGPDSETIGNVVGKTTEIMSLSSSSGGERDTLKYSPDSLHPGSRDELRSNSDGDSSSGLEMDYIIVSGTVKEAEREWHDRPKRVDRQSKGTRKSMETFSMLSYAATVLQTQVQAAKREHQEEQRRPNQEIRGTDSILGKVTEQSQAHYQASPDNATEHHMVPEILSPSQSDSRPTDYSQTQIEEGNYEDKSSTVARSVSPSLRYPSDHFLKTREEVYVHSQISMEDSDEGGQSPSAPPPCPTSLSDFQVWGGQLARQDAPQTTSEPQSPVLTNSSVSHTSSLVGTPLSESGIPTDRGLGLPFSGDLMEEENDEEEHEEGIDLESTNLPKWALEVQRGREKRQQAGTSDLLSFTEELIGGSSFQQTDSQTLEPKRDTFLHNTMDYYNGQPLRTGDHDRWSTEQHIGDHKSSQESYSPVLRHQDVTSQFSSQPASENAAYQWTGSENITQDQTQHGYNYHHIDQRTEHQSAHAACVATKPNSQQNTTDVYAEFTTDTTALQYGSEQAESYYDAGGNAEYRLDDQSPRFTYIAERQYGDDSNSELQCSQYHTDDQGQYESDHGHYQYDGQQFYQSHIQPEREDHARYVPEGYVHFLFSRHSQQGDGAAGMMMKTASSEEAAEEMDNREDPPSSADLSGGSNQRRKLTAPPMNVSLDRSEGSLLSEDALDTEDEALDTGDDLDVNIDELDTPDEADSLEFNRHGEESHLGAAAASSESIAGHRAAEESRENRLWRSVVIGEQEHRIDMKCIEPYKRVVSHGGYYAEQNAIIVFAACFLPDSDCDNYNYVMENLFLYVISTLELMVAEDYMIVYLNGATPHRRMPGFTWMKKCYQMIDRRLKKNLKMFIIVHPSWFIRTLLGITRPFISSKFSSKIKYVNSLQELGEIIPMEYVHIPPSIVKYDEERGLHKFACMRLDTELQDAAAKADRKGSSFV
- the LOC117252555 gene encoding uncharacterized protein LOC117252555 isoform X1, with the translated sequence MEEYLRRVQSRLGADDPIHAVLGGPEPDVDTVAATLCIALHLSQKEASGGVCVPVLCRRQCDAVLPGETVRYLRRVKICESLLLWRDDVDLVKLHHTGKLSLTLLRDGLLDSSEYHTLESSILRVVHHDGQQEAADDGASSAVTTVAGEILQEAAEHIGAALGETLGEALLLQSEALWIKHGRRSAQLKELMRSLEQWSDVTASQHDEAKRQDLEQLLTLELKEFSDGEMTIALTSMTTDKEDWHDYVDGLKSFSHRHGYDGLVVLLSINNTVHHPRQQMAVYSNNTDLLNQICCELEESSSWSLSGELEAKESLQVYHIPINTSLTTGAPPPLVEEIQGLLKDFVDRRSSVLACHPSSRTSSTEGVAGSVEFSQGSSGINDMDGSDIERAEGGNGDVVPIARVMADGEEDTGGVGAGAGGELVSPDSGMTTIRSSRSSKESSVFLSDDSPVGDVMAGGGPAAGPGGHFLRNPSPLGLLSLSPPCPPERRKHHSGRNKSDNFDLFSFDPLHSSDHSMPTRGELANSDVRGDEGERRAGSSSLSELEELSLLDFSAPNSLGGLDSRNSSIDHHGQIHGNDMIDTVVPPTPVNSVVGSRPPSSCGVRFFPEDVVERINGLQHKDSVSSSLSETWDELGFDTQGALSSGDITDNRTKVSESPLNIVEEVTGKESVDDTTEQESKEEILKSENAHQKGRSLEPQLSLITEQTESYDTWNPDVVLKDHWNPVSLDYLQLTPPEEEVTGKCRAGVIGVKEKTSSLSKKKATLNTLTPDTSKEEDEVVQGKKGDKQIEPLDFWTYTAQKGFLKSDSGTTTSYPESLDMWNMTIRDDSLSPLTTPDNLSGNSGSFCGVNPTVEAGASVESPGGFSDGGMAMWNTTIQEDSSSTITSPEGPENGKNLSHMGSLDAGDSPETNASKQVEGEKSIEEEEGLNKAFSQTPEEVGWRGYEHNVKIVIETAEGKTQDEETGDDETQSFQSSDFQNLPSEHSKDETSFNQGTDMWDLPVPGMVTSTSEYDNVGAGTWSLTSSPDTYASPIVDMIQLEEQSSPFVALTKPIQVDEQADPPGSTEYRAVISDKEQPTNQVFSFEGTSELGHVIGSGVSSVESQYDNKSREGSEGAEWIEQPSVHSPFVLVDCSTVSQTAVSPGEAAETQIQADQSLSPSLVEWDNLVSKKHGLSFTMVQNEDGPAAENQGGPDSETIGNVVGKTTEIMSLSSSSGGERDTLKYSPDSLHPGSRDELRSNSDGDSSSGLEMDYIIVSGTVKEAEREWHDRPKRVDRQSKGTRKSMETFSMLSYAATVLQTQVQAAKREHQEEQRRPNQEIRGTDSILGKVTEQSQAHYQASPDNATEHHMVPEILSPSQSDSRPTDYSQTQIEEGNYEDKSSTVARSVSPSLRYPSDHFLKTREEVYVHSQISMEDSDEGGQSPSAPPPCPTSLSDFQVWGGQLARQDAPQTTSEPQSPVLTNSSVSHTSSLVGTPLSESGIPTDRGLGLPFSGDLMEEENDEEEHEEGIDLESTNLPKWALEVQRGREKRQQAGTSDLLSFTEELIGGSSFQQTDSQTLEPKRDTFLHNTMDYYNGQPLRTGDHDRWSTEQHIGDHKSSQESYSPVLRRHQDVTSQFSSQPASENAAYQWTGSENITQDQTQHGYNYHHIDQRTEHQSAHAACVATKPNSQQNTTDVYAEFTTDTTALQYGSEQAESYYDAGGNAEYRLDDQSPRFTYIAERQYGDDSNSELQCSQYHTDDQGQYESDHGHYQYDGQQFYQSHIQPEREDHARYVPEGYVHFLFSRHSQQGDGAAGMMMKTASSEEAAEEMDNREDPPSSADLSGGSNQRRKLTAPPMNVSLDRSEGSLLSEDALDTEDEALDTGDDLDVNIDELDTPDEADSLEFNRHGEESHLGAAAASSESIAGHRAAEESRENRLWRSVVIGEQEHRIDMKCIEPYKRVVSHGGYYAEQNAIIVFAACFLPDSDCDNYNYVMENLFLYVISTLELMVAEDYMIVYLNGATPHRRMPGFTWMKKCYQMIDRRLKKNLKMFIIVHPSWFIRTLLGITRPFISSKFSSKIKYVNSLQELGEIIPMEYVHIPPSIVKYDEERGLHKFACMRLDTELQDAAAKADRKGSSFV